A genomic region of Rhodanobacter sp. contains the following coding sequences:
- a CDS encoding methanol/ethanol family PQQ-dependent dehydrogenase: MKPRPWNRYTALFAVLLAVTGSAFAADQYEPVTNARLMHAASDQGWLMYRRDYTSSGYAPFEGINASNVTGLKQVWDYKTGFEQGHEAPPIVNGDYLYVTTPKDELLAFQASTGKLLWKYQQDLSHVGLRTVCCDVVNRGVALYGNDVYMATLDNHVVALDAKTGKLRWSKQLEAPDVGYAMTLAPLALQGKVIVGVSGGEYGARGFIEALDAKTGKQVWRRYTVPAPEQPGGETWPKGAYKTGGGATWLTGSYDEATNTLFWGVGNPGPWLAKLRPGKNLYTDSVLALDPATGKIKWYFQYTPHDTWDYDGTNETVLTDLTYQGKPYKALVSASRNGWFYAIDRTNGKLIYAKKFVTATSVSGVKDGQMVTDASLYPDVDKQIFTCPSFLGGKNWWPISVDPQTHMAYVPTLHSCMTMKGSTVGYKAGLPFLGETFNVEADPAFKGTWGAVQAIDVNTGDQAWNFPSKLPWNSGMLTTAGGLVFSGSADGHLYAFDARTGRVLWKSPQLSSGIEAPPSTWMVDGKQYVGVYAGWGGATPIWGGDMAKDPAVANIPLGGHLYVFAL; encoded by the coding sequence ATGAAACCACGCCCATGGAATCGATACACCGCATTGTTCGCCGTACTGCTTGCTGTCACCGGCAGTGCGTTTGCCGCTGATCAGTACGAACCGGTGACCAACGCACGCCTCATGCACGCCGCCAGCGATCAAGGCTGGCTGATGTACCGGCGCGACTACACCAGTTCCGGCTACGCGCCGTTCGAGGGAATCAACGCCTCCAACGTGACCGGCCTCAAGCAGGTATGGGACTACAAGACGGGCTTCGAGCAAGGCCACGAAGCGCCGCCGATCGTCAACGGCGACTATCTCTACGTCACGACGCCCAAGGACGAACTTCTGGCGTTCCAGGCCAGCACCGGCAAGCTGCTGTGGAAGTACCAGCAGGATCTCTCGCACGTGGGGCTGAGGACCGTCTGCTGCGACGTGGTCAACCGCGGCGTCGCGCTGTACGGCAACGACGTCTACATGGCCACGCTGGACAACCATGTGGTCGCGTTGGATGCGAAGACCGGCAAATTGCGCTGGAGCAAGCAGCTGGAAGCGCCGGACGTCGGCTACGCGATGACGTTGGCGCCCCTGGCATTGCAAGGCAAGGTCATTGTCGGCGTATCCGGCGGCGAATATGGCGCGCGCGGCTTCATCGAAGCGCTGGATGCGAAGACCGGCAAGCAGGTGTGGCGGCGCTACACCGTTCCTGCACCGGAGCAACCCGGCGGCGAAACCTGGCCGAAGGGTGCCTACAAGACCGGTGGCGGAGCGACCTGGCTCACCGGCAGCTACGACGAAGCCACCAACACGTTGTTCTGGGGCGTGGGCAATCCTGGCCCGTGGCTGGCCAAGTTGCGTCCCGGCAAAAATCTTTACACGGACTCGGTGCTCGCGCTCGATCCGGCTACGGGCAAGATCAAGTGGTATTTCCAGTACACGCCGCACGATACCTGGGACTACGACGGCACCAACGAAACCGTGCTGACCGACCTCACGTATCAGGGCAAACCGTACAAGGCACTGGTCTCGGCCAGCCGCAACGGCTGGTTCTATGCCATCGACCGTACGAACGGCAAGCTCATCTACGCGAAGAAATTCGTCACGGCCACCTCGGTCTCCGGCGTCAAGGATGGCCAGATGGTCACCGACGCGTCGTTGTATCCCGACGTGGACAAGCAGATTTTCACCTGCCCGAGCTTCCTCGGCGGCAAGAACTGGTGGCCCATCTCGGTCGATCCGCAGACGCACATGGCCTATGTGCCGACCCTGCACAGCTGCATGACGATGAAGGGGAGCACCGTCGGCTACAAGGCCGGCCTGCCGTTCCTCGGCGAGACTTTCAATGTGGAGGCCGATCCCGCGTTCAAGGGCACGTGGGGCGCGGTGCAGGCGATCGACGTCAATACCGGCGACCAGGCATGGAACTTCCCGTCCAAACTGCCGTGGAACAGCGGCATGCTGACCACGGCCGGCGGCCTGGTGTTCTCCGGCAGCGCAGACGGCCACCTGTACGCGTTCGACGCCAGGACCGGCAGGGTGCTGTGGAAGAGCCCGCAACTCTCCTCGGGCATCGAGGCGCCGCCGAGCACCTGGATGGTCGACGGCAAGCAGTACGTCGGCGTGTATGCCGGCTGGGGCGGCGCTACGCCGATCTGGGGCGGTGACATGGCCAAGGATCCGGCCGTCGCCAACATCCCGCTCGGCGGGCATCTGTACGTGTTTGCACTTTGA
- a CDS encoding TonB-dependent receptor yields the protein MARFAVQAAASAVWMAGAPLCWAAASVDATPVAPHDAAAKVLPAVQVNASRLRIDPRDIPAALSVVGVDPAQAGQPGINLSEALVGVPGVLARDRQNYAQDEQFSIRGFGARSTFGVRSVRLFVDGIPATLPDGQGQVSGFDLDMGGHLEVLRGPFSVLYGNAAGGVVQLWTAPGTAVPQTTLGMYAGSRDSFRYSADTRGMLGGVDYNMAAAQFLSGGYRKHSRVNRQSAHARFGIPLGGQRRLTVILDHFEQPRAEDPMGLTRAQLAANPRQASPSAVQYDTRKRIQQDQLGLVYDQSFDRDNRLHVAGYFGRRDILQYQSIPVAAQRSPLSAGGVVAPDTNYGGLDLRWTHDGQLLGRDTEFVLGGGGDAQWQRRLGYQNFVGGKLGVIGALRRDEDDDVDTRDAYAQWYWYFAEHWSLLLGVRHDRVQFDEHDHYITASNPDDSGHVDYAATDPVAGVLFHPLDDLQFYASFGRGFETPSYNELGYRSDGQPGLAFNLRATHSDNREMGVKWQPAAALEADLAVFRADTRDELAVATNESGRATYRNVGAARRQGIELSVAGTIAPAWRIQAGFTHLQAVFRSGFLACTGTPCSTPTMQVRPGARIPGVPGNYGSLRLQHGMDRGWQEGLTLAAAGNVVANDIQTAHAAGYGLIGVDMAYVFAFGPGQRLRLSGRIDNLANRRYVGSVVVNDSNGRYYEPGPDRTYMLGAQLSF from the coding sequence ATGGCACGGTTCGCGGTCCAGGCTGCAGCATCGGCGGTGTGGATGGCCGGTGCTCCGTTGTGTTGGGCGGCTGCGAGCGTGGATGCGACACCGGTCGCCCCTCATGATGCCGCCGCCAAGGTGCTGCCGGCCGTGCAGGTCAACGCCAGCCGGCTGCGGATCGATCCGCGTGACATACCGGCCGCGCTCAGCGTGGTCGGTGTGGATCCGGCACAGGCGGGGCAGCCGGGCATCAACCTGTCGGAGGCGCTGGTCGGCGTACCTGGCGTGCTTGCGCGCGACCGCCAGAACTATGCGCAGGACGAACAGTTTTCGATACGCGGGTTCGGCGCGCGCTCCACGTTCGGCGTGCGCAGCGTCCGCCTGTTCGTCGACGGCATCCCCGCGACTCTGCCGGACGGGCAGGGCCAGGTCTCCGGCTTCGACCTCGACATGGGCGGGCACTTGGAGGTGCTGCGCGGGCCGTTCTCCGTGCTCTACGGCAACGCGGCCGGCGGAGTGGTGCAACTATGGACCGCGCCGGGCACGGCGGTGCCGCAGACCACGCTGGGTATGTACGCCGGCAGCCGCGACAGCTTCCGCTACAGCGCCGACACGCGCGGCATGCTCGGCGGCGTGGACTACAACATGGCGGCCGCGCAGTTCCTCTCCGGAGGCTATCGCAAGCACAGCCGCGTCAATCGCCAGTCGGCACATGCGCGTTTCGGCATACCGCTCGGCGGACAACGCAGGCTCACCGTGATACTCGACCACTTCGAGCAGCCGCGCGCGGAAGATCCGATGGGACTCACGCGTGCCCAACTTGCTGCCAACCCGCGACAGGCTTCGCCGTCGGCCGTCCAGTACGACACGCGCAAACGCATCCAGCAGGACCAGTTGGGGCTGGTGTACGACCAGTCGTTTGACCGCGACAACCGCCTGCACGTCGCCGGTTACTTCGGTCGACGCGACATCCTGCAGTACCAGTCGATCCCGGTGGCCGCCCAGCGAAGCCCGTTGTCAGCGGGTGGCGTGGTGGCACCCGATACCAATTACGGCGGCCTGGATCTGCGGTGGACGCATGACGGCCAACTGCTTGGTCGCGATACCGAATTCGTGCTGGGCGGCGGCGGCGACGCGCAATGGCAACGCCGGCTCGGTTACCAGAACTTCGTCGGCGGCAAGCTGGGCGTGATCGGTGCGTTGCGTCGCGACGAGGACGACGACGTCGACACACGCGACGCTTATGCGCAGTGGTATTGGTATTTCGCCGAGCACTGGTCGCTGCTGTTGGGCGTGCGGCACGACCGGGTGCAGTTCGACGAACACGACCACTACATCACGGCGTCCAATCCTGACGACAGCGGTCATGTCGACTATGCGGCCACGGATCCGGTGGCGGGGGTGCTTTTCCATCCGCTCGATGACTTGCAGTTTTACGCAAGCTTTGGCCGCGGTTTTGAAACGCCAAGCTACAACGAGCTTGGATATCGCAGCGACGGGCAACCCGGGCTGGCCTTCAACCTCCGTGCCACGCACAGCGACAACCGCGAGATGGGTGTGAAGTGGCAGCCTGCTGCCGCACTGGAGGCCGATCTGGCGGTGTTCCGCGCCGACACGCGCGACGAACTGGCCGTAGCCACGAACGAATCCGGGCGCGCCACCTACCGGAACGTCGGTGCCGCGCGTCGACAGGGCATCGAGCTGTCGGTGGCCGGTACGATAGCGCCAGCATGGCGCATCCAGGCCGGCTTCACCCATCTGCAGGCGGTGTTCCGCAGCGGATTCCTCGCCTGCACCGGCACCCCATGCTCGACCCCGACCATGCAGGTGCGGCCGGGTGCGCGCATTCCCGGCGTGCCCGGCAACTATGGTTCGCTGCGGCTGCAACACGGCATGGATCGCGGTTGGCAGGAAGGACTCACGCTTGCGGCTGCCGGCAACGTGGTGGCCAATGACATCCAGACCGCGCACGCTGCGGGTTATGGCCTGATCGGCGTGGACATGGCTTATGTATTCGCGTTCGGGCCTGGGCAACGGCTTCGGCTGAGCGGGCGAATCGACAACCTGGCAAACCGCCGCTATGTGGGCTCGGTCGTCGTCAACGACAGCAACGGACGCTACTACGAGCCGGGCCCGGATCGCACCTACATGCTCGGCGCACAGCTCAGTTTCTGA
- a CDS encoding BON domain-containing protein translates to MKVFPTMPILALAAVLGSGMTAGPVHATPRTSPGSDHSADAGQAVNDAWITTKVKSELATTKGVKSMDVSVTTKNRVVTLTGVLATRTDIKKAIAVAQSVKGVRDVDASGLKAKD, encoded by the coding sequence ATGAAAGTATTTCCCACGATGCCGATACTCGCACTCGCCGCAGTGCTTGGGTCTGGAATGACAGCCGGCCCGGTACACGCGACCCCGCGAACGTCGCCTGGAAGTGACCACTCGGCTGACGCAGGCCAAGCCGTCAACGACGCATGGATCACGACCAAGGTGAAGAGCGAACTCGCAACCACCAAGGGCGTGAAGAGCATGGACGTTTCCGTAACGACCAAGAACCGCGTGGTGACGCTGACCGGGGTACTGGCTACCCGGACGGACATCAAGAAGGCCATCGCCGTTGCCCAAAGCGTGAAGGGTGTCCGTGATGTCGACGCATCCGGGCTGAAGGCCAAAGACTGA
- a CDS encoding helix-turn-helix transcriptional regulator, with the protein MSAKASKAPRDRSELQQILASLIQGVLVAGLDGSIVWANAAALEMHGCTELMELGAGRVGYRKHFVLRYLNNHRLTAKQYPLDRLAAGERFDDVTVEVTHRSRAGFRRVLALRGFPVVSTLNIVESLVLIIKDVTELKSASDRFERAFAANPAPAVILRLADSRYVRVNRGFLEMTGFAQDEVIDRPFHELDVLREAEHREAAIDAMREHRSIPQQEALARVSGGGDKFVIVAAQPIEMDEEACMLFTFADLDARKRAELSLQRSEEQFAKAFRLAPVPMMICARSNWRILAANDAFGDATGYRHPDIQGQAIREIGFWKNARMLDELRVSLDAGHETRNLEVPLVTREGAAIDCLLSASPVTIQDEACVLCVIQDVTERKRAEADVILAIETVMKDTSWFSHTVMEKLAQIRQPGRAGSELAALTPRELEILELICKGHGDADIADALKLSRNTIRNHVANLYSKINVKRRSAAVVWGRERGIASY; encoded by the coding sequence ATGAGCGCCAAAGCATCGAAAGCACCGCGGGACCGCAGCGAGCTTCAGCAGATCCTCGCGAGCCTGATCCAGGGCGTGCTGGTTGCCGGCCTGGACGGATCGATCGTGTGGGCCAACGCCGCCGCTCTGGAAATGCATGGCTGCACGGAGCTGATGGAGTTGGGCGCGGGCAGGGTCGGTTATCGCAAGCACTTCGTGCTGCGCTATCTCAACAACCATCGGCTCACAGCCAAGCAGTACCCGTTGGACCGGCTTGCTGCCGGGGAGCGCTTCGACGACGTGACGGTGGAGGTGACCCATCGGTCGCGGGCCGGATTCCGTCGCGTATTGGCGCTGCGGGGATTCCCGGTCGTCAGTACGCTGAACATCGTCGAGTCGTTGGTGCTCATCATCAAGGACGTGACCGAACTCAAAAGCGCTTCCGACCGTTTCGAACGTGCATTTGCGGCCAATCCGGCTCCTGCCGTGATCCTGCGGCTTGCGGACTCGCGCTACGTGAGGGTGAACCGCGGCTTCCTCGAAATGACGGGCTTCGCGCAGGACGAGGTGATCGACCGTCCCTTCCACGAACTCGACGTGCTCCGCGAAGCCGAGCATCGGGAGGCGGCGATCGATGCCATGCGCGAGCATCGCTCGATCCCGCAGCAGGAGGCGCTGGCACGGGTCAGCGGCGGAGGCGACAAGTTCGTCATCGTCGCAGCCCAGCCGATCGAGATGGACGAGGAGGCATGCATGCTGTTCACCTTCGCCGATCTCGATGCACGCAAGCGGGCCGAGTTGTCCCTGCAACGCAGCGAGGAGCAATTCGCCAAGGCGTTTCGGTTGGCGCCCGTGCCGATGATGATCTGCGCGCGATCGAATTGGCGCATTTTGGCCGCGAATGACGCTTTTGGCGATGCGACCGGATATCGCCACCCGGATATCCAGGGCCAAGCCATTCGGGAAATCGGGTTCTGGAAAAACGCCAGGATGCTTGATGAACTGCGAGTCAGCCTCGATGCCGGACACGAGACGCGCAACCTTGAAGTCCCGCTGGTAACGCGTGAGGGCGCTGCCATCGATTGCCTGCTTTCAGCCAGCCCGGTGACGATTCAGGACGAAGCCTGTGTGCTGTGCGTGATCCAGGACGTCACCGAACGCAAGCGCGCGGAAGCCGATGTGATCCTTGCCATCGAAACGGTGATGAAGGACACCTCGTGGTTCAGTCACACGGTGATGGAAAAGCTGGCTCAGATACGCCAGCCAGGGCGTGCGGGCAGTGAACTGGCGGCGCTGACACCCCGTGAACTGGAAATCCTCGAACTCATCTGCAAAGGGCATGGCGACGCCGACATCGCGGACGCGCTGAAACTTTCACGCAACACCATCCGGAACCACGTGGCGAACCTGTACAGCAAGATCAACGTCAAGCGACGCAGCGCCGCGGTGGTATGGGGGCGTGAGCGCGGCATCGCCAGTTACTGA
- a CDS encoding CsbD family protein, whose protein sequence is MNEDKIKGQWKQLHGKLKARWGKLTDDDLMVADGSTEYLAGKLQERYGIARDEAKKQIKDFDLDQNLDV, encoded by the coding sequence ATGAATGAAGACAAGATCAAGGGCCAATGGAAGCAGCTCCACGGCAAGCTCAAGGCGCGCTGGGGCAAGCTGACAGACGATGACCTCATGGTCGCCGACGGCAGCACCGAGTACCTGGCAGGCAAACTGCAGGAACGCTACGGCATTGCCAGGGACGAGGCGAAAAAGCAGATCAAGGATTTCGACCTGGATCAGAACCTGGATGTGTAA
- a CDS encoding DUF779 domain-containing protein, whose product MSPHTLVPARVLATPAAEALILRLREKHGPLLFHQSGGCCDGSSPMCYMQGEFMVGDRDVRLGEIGAAPFYMSPEQYAYWKHTQLIIDVVPGMGGMFSLENGEGVRFLTRSRLFDDAEIAALAGAAARPESA is encoded by the coding sequence ATGTCGCCTCACACCCTTGTCCCTGCACGAGTCCTGGCCACGCCGGCGGCCGAGGCATTGATCCTACGGCTGCGCGAAAAGCACGGCCCGTTGCTTTTCCATCAATCCGGCGGCTGCTGCGACGGCTCCTCACCGATGTGTTACATGCAAGGCGAGTTCATGGTGGGGGACCGGGATGTGCGGCTCGGCGAGATCGGCGCCGCGCCGTTCTACATGAGCCCAGAGCAGTACGCATACTGGAAGCACACCCAGCTCATCATCGACGTGGTGCCCGGCATGGGGGGCATGTTTTCGCTGGAGAATGGCGAGGGCGTGCGCTTTCTCACCCGCTCCCGGTTGTTCGACGATGCGGAAATAGCCGCATTGGCCGGAGCTGCCGCGAGACCGGAAAGCGCTTGA
- a CDS encoding response regulator: MSTMTSRILIAEDESKIAALLRDYLEAAGFTCRCVAEGDAVEPLLHEGFDLVVLDIMLPGKDGIAILRDIRKTSALPVIMVTARVEEIDRLLGLELGADDYICKPFSPREVVARIKAVLRRTRPAAMQATITLDEQTLQVDVAGRTFALTATEFRLLHALVSHPGRVYSRAQLLDLLHDDLRDVSDRAIDSHIKNLRRKLEDYLPGVQCIQSVYGVGYRFEQPEAMA; the protein is encoded by the coding sequence ATGAGCACGATGACCTCACGCATCCTGATCGCCGAGGACGAAAGCAAGATCGCCGCCTTGCTGCGCGACTACCTCGAGGCGGCGGGTTTTACTTGCCGATGCGTGGCCGAAGGCGATGCCGTGGAGCCGCTACTGCACGAAGGTTTCGATCTCGTGGTGCTGGACATCATGCTGCCAGGCAAGGACGGCATTGCGATCCTGCGCGACATCCGCAAGACCAGTGCGCTACCCGTCATCATGGTTACGGCACGGGTGGAGGAGATCGACCGTCTGCTCGGGCTGGAACTCGGCGCCGACGATTACATATGCAAGCCCTTCAGTCCACGCGAAGTGGTGGCGCGCATCAAGGCGGTATTGCGCCGCACTCGGCCCGCCGCCATGCAGGCCACGATCACTCTCGACGAACAAACGCTGCAGGTCGACGTCGCCGGACGCACGTTCGCGCTCACCGCCACCGAGTTCCGGCTGTTGCACGCGCTGGTGTCGCATCCAGGCCGCGTCTATTCGCGGGCGCAACTGCTCGACCTGCTGCACGACGACTTGCGCGACGTGAGCGACCGCGCGATCGACAGCCACATCAAGAATCTCCGCCGCAAGCTGGAGGACTATCTACCGGGGGTGCAATGCATCCAGTCCGTCTATGGCGTCGGCTACCGTTTCGAGCAACCGGAAGCCATGGCGTAG
- a CDS encoding ATP-binding protein, with translation MRSTSNASRPRLRVLHKLFLLLALVVALALVAFGGLALSNLRRGFVAYINQLDAQRLQPLASELGARPDAVDGFSGLRAPGKWPEWLQIRLGPPPPHPAMPIPAAPPPPPFPPGDGDTAPAPVALPPRVSLLDAQRQRLAGPPVHADDIFIPIRHAGVVLGWIALRPLTHPVDNRDVDFLAAQTREGAIIAAALLMMALLVAWLFARHLLAPLKSVERAAARLAEGDYQVRVRSDRNDELGDLVRHVDRLAQALAAHDASRKRWIADISHELRTPLTILRGEIEAMRDGMRDTNPAALSSLHEEALRLSHLVEDLHQLSLADIQALSLHPRATSLDALARDACARFRPRAEAAGLALHCQDMAQPLTVFVDPERIGQLLDNLLSNSVRYTRRDGRIEVSLTNLDERMACLRIDDTPPGVDAATCERLFEPLFRAEASRDRRQGGSGLGLAIARRIAEAHGGSLTALPSPLGGLRLELRLPRRPGAHA, from the coding sequence ATGCGATCCACATCGAACGCCTCCCGTCCGCGCTTGCGCGTACTGCACAAGTTGTTCCTGTTGCTGGCGCTGGTCGTTGCGCTGGCGCTGGTGGCCTTCGGCGGCCTGGCGTTGTCGAACCTCAGGCGCGGATTTGTCGCCTACATCAACCAACTCGACGCGCAACGCTTGCAACCGCTCGCCTCGGAACTCGGTGCACGTCCCGATGCCGTCGACGGATTTTCCGGGCTGCGCGCACCCGGGAAGTGGCCCGAATGGCTGCAAATACGGCTCGGCCCGCCGCCGCCCCATCCTGCGATGCCGATTCCAGCCGCGCCTCCCCCACCACCCTTTCCGCCGGGCGATGGCGACACGGCGCCAGCACCGGTCGCGTTGCCGCCACGCGTGTCACTGCTCGATGCGCAACGCCAACGGCTGGCCGGCCCACCCGTCCACGCCGACGACATCTTCATACCGATCCGCCACGCCGGGGTAGTGCTTGGCTGGATCGCGCTGCGGCCCTTGACGCACCCCGTCGACAACCGCGACGTGGACTTTTTGGCGGCCCAGACGCGCGAAGGGGCGATCATCGCGGCGGCCTTGCTGATGATGGCGCTGCTGGTGGCGTGGCTGTTTGCGCGCCATTTGCTGGCGCCGCTCAAGTCGGTCGAGCGTGCCGCCGCAAGACTCGCGGAAGGCGACTACCAGGTGCGCGTCCGATCCGACCGGAACGATGAATTGGGCGACCTGGTGCGCCACGTGGATCGGCTGGCGCAGGCACTGGCCGCGCACGATGCCTCGCGCAAACGCTGGATCGCGGACATCTCGCACGAGCTGCGCACACCGTTGACGATACTCCGCGGCGAGATCGAAGCCATGCGCGACGGCATGCGCGACACGAACCCGGCAGCCCTGTCCTCGCTGCACGAGGAAGCGCTGCGCCTGAGCCATCTCGTCGAGGATCTTCACCAGTTGTCCCTGGCGGACATCCAGGCGCTGAGCCTTCATCCGCGCGCCACCTCGCTGGATGCGCTTGCCCGCGACGCCTGCGCACGCTTCCGCCCCCGTGCCGAAGCGGCAGGCCTGGCATTGCACTGCCAGGACATGGCCCAACCGCTGACAGTGTTCGTAGATCCCGAGCGCATTGGCCAGTTGCTCGACAACCTCCTGTCCAACAGCGTGCGCTATACCCGGCGTGACGGTCGCATCGAGGTATCGCTGACCAACCTCGACGAGCGCATGGCCTGCCTGCGGATCGACGATACGCCGCCCGGCGTCGACGCGGCGACCTGCGAGCGCTTGTTCGAACCCCTGTTCCGTGCGGAAGCGTCGCGCGACCGCCGACAGGGCGGCAGCGGGCTGGGGTTGGCGATCGCGCGGCGTATCGCCGAGGCCCATGGAGGTTCGCTCACGGCCCTGCCATCGCCACTGGGCGGATTGCGGCTCGAACTCCGCTTGCCGCGCAGGCCTGGAGCGCACGCATGA
- a CDS encoding NAD(P)-dependent oxidoreductase gives MGEAMAHHLLKHLGHLTVWNRSPARCVSLADAGARVAGSAAALFAASRVVFLMLSDGRAMDEVLERGTGRFAGHVAERTIVNTATVSPHYSKALEADIRAAGGAYVEAPVSGSRKPAEQGQLVAMLAGEPSAVATAEPLLATMCRTTVPCGAVPRALTMKFAVNIFLIASITGLAEAAHFAQAEGLDMQAWASIVNASQMASDISRVKVDKLLSGDLDAQAAIVNVLETTRLIAEAAHADGIRAPLMDASLALYRHAEALGLGEADMISVVRAFSDNGPEAGSAL, from the coding sequence ATGGGCGAAGCCATGGCCCATCACCTGCTCAAGCACCTCGGGCATCTCACGGTGTGGAACCGTTCCCCGGCGCGCTGCGTATCGCTAGCCGACGCCGGCGCGAGGGTCGCGGGCTCGGCGGCGGCGCTGTTTGCGGCCAGCCGGGTCGTGTTCCTGATGCTGAGCGACGGACGCGCCATGGACGAAGTGCTTGAGCGCGGCACCGGACGATTCGCCGGGCATGTGGCGGAGCGCACCATCGTCAACACGGCCACGGTGTCTCCGCATTATTCGAAGGCGTTGGAGGCCGACATCCGGGCGGCCGGCGGCGCGTATGTCGAGGCCCCCGTGTCGGGTTCGCGCAAGCCCGCCGAACAGGGGCAACTGGTGGCGATGCTGGCGGGCGAGCCGTCCGCCGTGGCCACGGCGGAGCCCCTGCTCGCAACGATGTGCCGCACCACCGTACCCTGCGGTGCGGTGCCCCGCGCGTTGACCATGAAGTTCGCGGTCAACATCTTCCTGATCGCCTCGATCACCGGGCTGGCGGAGGCGGCGCACTTTGCACAGGCCGAAGGCCTGGACATGCAGGCCTGGGCGAGCATCGTCAACGCCAGTCAGATGGCCAGCGACATTTCCCGGGTGAAGGTGGACAAGCTGCTGAGCGGCGATCTCGACGCGCAAGCGGCCATCGTCAACGTACTGGAAACCACCCGCCTGATCGCCGAAGCGGCCCATGCCGATGGCATCCGCGCCCCGCTGATGGACGCCAGCCTCGCGCTGTACCGCCATGCCGAGGCGCTGGGCCTGGGCGAAGCGGACATGATCTCGGTGGTACGGGCGTTTTCGGACAACGGTCCTGAAGCCGGTTCGGCCCTGTGA